The Mauremys reevesii isolate NIE-2019 unplaced genomic scaffold, ASM1616193v1 Contig1, whole genome shotgun sequence genome includes a region encoding these proteins:
- the LOC120392352 gene encoding uncharacterized protein LOC120392352 translates to MWCKGRISLLKAQLQQGEIPSFTEPESNSIEDRANMGNQLGKIHQLSTSGLQEVKKQVVLRGKMSKSLNDIFQCAEEHFDSEPDCVKNNAKMTLHWNGESLVFVSGRGECEIDVLYKQGSEKPSYDIVSDSLNNFLERMSAGLNVLSLANLEEARWSLDVWEETPKSLKTCFDRAIWHFQKEPACVQENAKLVIQSSGRNLPFISGEGECEISVSYSNGKPVYTVHEPTGEVYLARLGTRPAPLSKPSLESAQNKLKFLE, encoded by the exons ATGTGGTGCAAGGGGAGAATCAGCTTGCTTAAG gcCCAGCTGCAACAAGGTGAGATCCCCTCGTTTACGGAACCAGAGTCAAATTCTATTGAAGACCGGGCCAACATGGGTAATCAACTGGGCAAGATCCATCAGCTGAGCACCAGTGGCCTGCAGGAGGTGAAGAAGCAAGTGGTGCTCAGAGGCAAGATGAGCAAATCGCTGAATGATATCTTCCAGTGTGCGGAAGAGCATTTCGACAGCGAGCCCGACTGCGTGAAGAACAATGCCAAGATGACGCTCCACTGGAACGGGGAATCGCTGGTGTTCGTGTCCGGCAGAGGGGAATGTGAAATTGACGTCTTGTATAAACAGGGCTCTGAGAAACCCAGTTATGACATTGTCTCAGATAGCCTGAATAACTTTCTAGAGAGGATGTCGGCTGGCCTGAATGTCCTGAGCCTCGCAAACCTGGAAGAAGCCCGTTGGAGTCTGGATGTCTGGGAGGAGACACCCAAGAGTCTGAAAACCTGCTTTGACCGCGCCATCTGGCACTTCCAGAAGGAGCCTGCATGCGTGCAGGAGAACGCGAAGCTGGTGATCCAGAGCAGCGGGAGAAATCTGCCGTTCATCTCTGGGGAGGGCGAATGTGAGATCAGCGTGTCCTACAGCAATGGGAAACCGGTCTACACCGTCCATGAGCCCACAGGGGAGGTTTATCTGGCACGGCTCGGCACCCGCCCCGCACCTCTGAGCAAACCAAGCCTGGAGTCGGCTCAGAATAAGTTGAAGTTTTTGGAGTGA